CGTCTGAGACGTGGGTAAGAAGCGGAGTAAAACCGCGTTTGCCCGATATAAAGCCGAAGGACTGGGACCGGAGGCCCCGCGGTACTACGTTGACCGTTTGACGCGGGGTTTACTCCCGGATCCCACGTGCGGAGACAACGTGCACATGGTCTACGTCGGCCTGCACATACCGCGCTGGCCGCTGCTGAAGCTCCACGGCCGGAAGGCGGTCAAGACCTGGTGGGGAGTGGAGGACCTATCGGGCCCTCGGTGGTCACCCGCGACAGACGGCAACGTCAGAAGTCGACGGTGGCTCCCGGCCCGCTTCGGCCTGAGCCGCCGCCTCGGCGGCTGGGCCGACCCGGTGAGGTCGTACAGACCGCCCCCGGCGGGTGCCCATCCGGACAGAGCGCTACGTCTGGGGGAACTCCCCGCGCCTGACGGCCGCGACGAAGTCGGCCCACGCGGCAGCGCTGACAGCGAGGACGCCGCTCCCGGGGTCCTTGCTGTCCCGGACGCTGATCGCGGTAGCGCCTCGACGTATCTCGACGCACTCACCGTTCTGACCACTATAGGAACTCTTGAACCACTCGGAACGAGATGACACGGGACTCTTCCTTAGGGACGAGGCAGTTCGTTCGCAATCCTGCCGATCAGAGACTCGGACTCCAACGCGCTGAGAGCCGTGGCCCGGATGTGGTCGAAGGCACTGCCCAGCCGGGCCGTATCCTCCCTGGCCTCCAGGTAGGCGTGGCTCGCGAAGTTCTCCAGGAGCACTACTTCCAGGGCTGCCGGAGGCGGAAAACTGTAGATCAGGAACGGATACGGCCCACCCTGATATGCACCCGCCGTGAAGGGTAGTACCTGCAACGTCACGTTCGGAAGCTGCCCCAACTCCACAAGATGAAGCAACTGCGCGCGCAACACCTCTGGTCCACCAACCTGCTGGCGGATCGCAGCCTCACCCAGCACCA
The Streptomyces sp. CNQ-509 DNA segment above includes these coding regions:
- a CDS encoding DUF397 domain-containing protein, which gives rise to MSSRSEWFKSSYSGQNGECVEIRRGATAISVRDSKDPGSGVLAVSAAAWADFVAAVRRGEFPQT